In one window of Cynocephalus volans isolate mCynVol1 chromosome 6, mCynVol1.pri, whole genome shotgun sequence DNA:
- the LOC134380722 gene encoding sorbitol dehydrogenase-like, translating to MAAAAKPENLSLVVHGPGDLRLENYPVPEPGPNEVLLKMHSVGICGSDVHYWQHGRIGDFVVKKPMVLGHEASGTVVKVGSLVKHLKPGDRVAIEPGAPLETDEFCKIGQYNLSPSIFFCATPPDDGNLCRFYKHNANFCYKLPDSVTFEEGALIEPLSVGIHACQRGGVTLGNRVLVCGAGPIGLVSLLVAKAMGAPQVVVTDLSASRLSKAKEVGADFVLQISKESPQEIASKVEGLLGCKPEVTIECTGAEAAIHAGIYATRSGGTLVLVGLGSEMTTVPLVHAAIREVDIKGVFRYCNTWPVAISMLASKSVNVKPLVTHRFPLEKALEAFETSKKGLGVKVMLKCDPNDQNP from the coding sequence ATGGCAGCCGCGGCCAAGCCTGAGAACCTCTCTCTGGTGGTGCACGGCCCCGGGGACCTGCGCCTGGAGAACTATCCCGTGCCTGAACCAGGCCCAAATGAGGTGCTGCTGAAAATGCATTCTGTTGGAATCTGCGGCTCAGATGTCCACTACTGGCAGCATGGTCGAATTGGTGATTTTGTTGTGAAAAAGCCAATGGTGCTGGGGCATGAAGCTTCGGGAACAGTCGTAAAAGTGGGATCACTGGTAAAGCACCTAAAACCAGGTGATCGCGTTGCCATTGAGCCTGGTGCTCCCCTAGAAACCGATGAATTCTGTAAGATTGGCCAATACAACCTGTCACCATCCATCTTCTTCTGTGCCACGCCACCCGACGACGGGAATCTCTGTCGGTTCTATAAGCACAATGCAAATTTCTGCTACAAGCTTCCTGACAGTGTCACCTTTGAGGAAGGAGCCCTGATTGAGCCACTCTCTGTGGGGATCCATGCCTGCCAGCGAGGTGGGGTCACCCTGGGGAACAGGGTCCTTGTGTGTGGAGCTGGGCCAATCGGGCTGGTCAGTTTGCTTGTGGCCAAGGCAATGGGAGCCCCTCAAGTAGTGGTGACTGATCTGTCTGCCTCTCGGTTGTCCAAAGCCAAGGAAGTTGGGGCTGATTTCGTCCTCCAGATCTCCAAGGAGAGCCCTCAGGAAATTGCCAGTAAAGTAGAAGGTCTGCTGGGGTGCAAGCCTGAAGTCACCATTGAGTGCACGGGGGCAGAGGCTGCCATCCATGCTGGCATCTATGCCACTCGCTCTGGTGGGACCCTGGTGCTTGTGGGGCTGGGCTCTGAGATGACCACAGTACCCCTAGTGCACGCAGCCATCCGGGAGGTAGATATCAAGGGTGTGTTTCGATACTGCAACACGTGGCCGGTGGCAATTTCAATGCTTGCATCCAAGTCTGTGAATGTAAAGCCCTTAGTCACCCATAGGTTTCCTCTGGAGAAAGCTCTGGAGGCTTTTGAAACATCCAAAAAGGGATTGGGCGTTAAAGTCATGCTCAAGTGTGACCCCAATGACCAGAATCCCTGA